The Geminicoccaceae bacterium SCSIO 64248 genomic interval TCCTATTCGAAGAGCGATCCGGTCATGCGCTGGGCGCTTCCGGATCGCGTCTTCTTTGCATGCGGAGCGTGCCACATTCTGGCGCACGCGTTCCTCGAACGCTACGGCGATCCCAATGCCTCGGTTCGGTGGATCAAGCCCGTAACCGGCTTCACGGGCAGCCATATCTACGTTTCCGGCGATAGCTGGGTTTTCGACTACCACGGCTATTCGGAAACAAAGCAATACCTATCCCATACATGGAAAGTGGCGCGGCGACGTTGGCCGGGTTGGGATGCTGAAATCGTTGATCTTCCCCGCCAGGTCCTTGTCAGTGAGGCCCAGTCAAGAACCTTTCCGGGCCTCTGGTTGCGTGAACCGAAACAGTTCCTACACGACGCCCACCCCCGCGCGGTCCGCTACCTCGAACGCTTTCCGCCACCACCAGAACCAGATCGGTCGGACGCCGCTTGAGCTTAGACACTGCACGGAAGCGCCCTACCGTGAATCTGTGTCCCGATAATGCACGCTGGCCAGTAAAGGAGCTTTGGCGCGAGCCTCTCGTTATGTATCGACGCGCAACGGCAGACGGCCGGATTCGTTTCCCGTCTGCCGTGCTGCAATGGCACGTTTACTGCTCGCGATGTGGGCAAACAGGCCGCTGGCCGCACGAGGATGTCCGCTCATGAGCACCAGCCCGACCGCCGCGACCGGGGGCAATCCCCTTTATCCCATCGTCCTGTCGTTGGTCGCCGGCGTGGCGACCGGCGTGCTCTGGGCGTACGCCAACCCGATCCAGCTCGTTCCGGGCGTGATCCAATGGCGGATCTTCGCCTTCCTGCCTCCCTTGATCGGCATCCTGTTCGGCCCGAAGAGCGGCTTCATCTGCGGTTATGTCGGCTCGCTGGTCTGGTCGCTCCTGGCCGGCACGTTCATTCCCGCGCACACGCTGATCATCGACGGTATCATGGTCGGTTTGACCGGCTATGTCGTGGGCCTGATGATCGATCCGGCCAAGATCGCGATCGACACCACCGCTTTGATTAAGATCGCCATCATCTGTCTCGTGGTCGGCCTGATCATGGTGGTCGCCGTGTCGGCCAGCCTTGCCTATCTCGGCATTTTTCCGTTCTGGTGGGCCGTGATCTATCTCGGCCTGTCCGACATCGTGCCGATGCTGATCGGCACGCCCCTGCTCGTGAAGTCAGCGCTGAAGATCCTGGCTGGCACCGGACAGCAGCCCGCCCATCGTTTCTAGATGACGGAAGCTCCTCACACCGGACTTGCGCTCGATGGCGTCACCGTGGGCTTCGCGCCGGAGCGCATCGCCGTCGCGGACACCTCGTTCACCCTGGCACCGGGCGAGCGCGCCTTGGTGTGCGGCGCCGCCGCTTCGGGCAAGTCGACGCTGCTGGCTGCAGCGGCCGGCGTCGTGCCGCGCTTCGTGAGCACGCAGCGCTTCGCCGGCACGGTCGCTCTCGGCGGCGTCGATCACGGGACGCGCACCAGCCACGACCTGTTCCAGGCGATCGGCTGTGTGTTCCAGAACCTGGACGATCAGCTCTGGGACCTGTCGGTCGAGGACGTGATCGCCTTCCCGCTCGAGAATCGCGGAGTCGCACCCGCCGACATCCGCACGCGGCTTGGCCGTCTGATCGGCGGGCTCGAGCTGGAGCGTCTCCTCGGTCGGCGGGTGCTCACGTTGTCCGGCGGCGAGCGGCGCATGGTCGCGCTGGCTGCTGCCCTGGCGTCCTCGCCGGACCTTCTCGTGCTGGACGAGCCGACCACCGGCCTCGATCCGGCGGCGCGCGTGCGTCTGGTCAACGCCCTCGATGCCGCGATGAGCGATGGCCGCATGTTGCTCGCGGCCGAGCAGGACATGCGGGCGCTGCAGGGCTCGGTCGACCGCGTCCTGCTCCAGCGCGAGGGCCGGATCACGGCCGATCTGGCGATCGCGGAGGCGAAGGCCAACCATGCATCGTGGAAGGCGGCCGGACTGATTCCGCCCGTTGCCCCGACGATACGGCGAGCGCGCTCGAGGCCCGGACCGGTCGTCCTCGACGCGGCCGGGCTCGTCACCGCGTTGCGCCGCTCCAACGGCACGCCCGTGCTCCAAGGTGTCGATCTGGCGCTGCGCGGTGGCGAGATCACGGGCCTTATCGGCGTCAACGGCGCCGGCAAGACCACGCTGTTCCGCGCCCTGCTCGGTCTCGCCGCTTTGGCGCAGGGGCGCGTCGTCGTGGCGGGCGAGGACGCAACGGCATGGACGCCGGCCAAGCGCGCGCGTCGTATCGGCTACCTGCCGCAGGACGTCCGTCGCCTGCTGTTCAATCTCACGTTGCGTGACGAGGTCGCCTTCGCAGTGACCGGCGATCCGCGCCGTCTGGGCGAGCCGGTGACCGTCGCGGTCGCCGAGGGCGCGCTGGGCGATGCCGGGCTTGCGGATCGTGCCGAAGCCAGTCCCTTCGCCTTGTCGGCCCGTGAGCAGGCCGTTCTCGGCCTCGTCTGCCTGAACGTGACCCGCAGCCCGGTCGTCATCCTGGACGAGCCTCTGATCGCGCGTGACCTCGCGGGCCGTGCGATGCTCGACCGCTTTCTCGATCAGGCGCGCAGCGAAGGCCGCGCCGTCCTGCTCGCCTCGCACGATCTCGACCTTGTCGACGCGGTCGCCGACCGGCTCCTGATCTTGAATCGGGGTAGGATTGCCGGGAACGACGATGTTCAAGGCGGCTGGCGCTCGCCCGCGTTCGCCGCGCTCGGCTGGCCTGCACCCGAATTACCTGCGCTGGAAGCCGTGCCATGAGCGTGCTGCACCGGCTCAACTTCTTCATCAAGCTGGCCGCCGCATCGGCCGTGATGGCGGTCGCGTGGCTGGTGCGCGACCCTATCGTCTCCGTCTTGCTGATGGCGGCGATCGTGGCGTTTCTCGTCGTCAGCCGCGTTCCGCATGTAATGGGCTATCTCAAGGGCACAGTAATCCTGCTGGCGCTGGTCTTCGTCACATGGTCGATCAATCTATGGCTTCAGGGCGCAGGCTTGGCCGAGGCCGCGACGACCGCGGCGCGCATGGCATCCCGGCTGGTCGCGACCACGGGCGCCTTCTTCTTCGTGATGGAGACGACCTCGCCCGGTGCCATCCTCGCGGCTTGCAGCGCGCTTCGCCTGCCGCCGATGGTCACCCTGTCACTGTCGTTGATCTTCGGGCTGATCCCGATGCTGCGTGATGAGTTCCACCAAATCGCGGAGGCGCAGCGGGCGCGCGGCATGGAGATTGATGCCGTCTCGCTGGCGGTCCGTCTGCGCTACGGGCTGGCGCGCGGCATACCCTTGCTCGTCCA includes:
- a CDS encoding ABC transporter ATP-binding protein, which translates into the protein MTEAPHTGLALDGVTVGFAPERIAVADTSFTLAPGERALVCGAAASGKSTLLAAAAGVVPRFVSTQRFAGTVALGGVDHGTRTSHDLFQAIGCVFQNLDDQLWDLSVEDVIAFPLENRGVAPADIRTRLGRLIGGLELERLLGRRVLTLSGGERRMVALAAALASSPDLLVLDEPTTGLDPAARVRLVNALDAAMSDGRMLLAAEQDMRALQGSVDRVLLQREGRITADLAIAEAKANHASWKAAGLIPPVAPTIRRARSRPGPVVLDAAGLVTALRRSNGTPVLQGVDLALRGGEITGLIGVNGAGKTTLFRALLGLAALAQGRVVVAGEDATAWTPAKRARRIGYLPQDVRRLLFNLTLRDEVAFAVTGDPRRLGEPVTVAVAEGALGDAGLADRAEASPFALSAREQAVLGLVCLNVTRSPVVILDEPLIARDLAGRAMLDRFLDQARSEGRAVLLASHDLDLVDAVADRLLILNRGRIAGNDDVQGGWRSPAFAALGWPAPELPALEAVP
- a CDS encoding energy-coupling factor transporter transmembrane component T, whose protein sequence is MSVLHRLNFFIKLAAASAVMAVAWLVRDPIVSVLLMAAIVAFLVVSRVPHVMGYLKGTVILLALVFVTWSINLWLQGAGLAEAATTAARMASRLVATTGAFFFVMETTSPGAILAACSALRLPPMVTLSLSLIFGLIPMLRDEFHQIAEAQRARGMEIDAVSLAVRLRYGLARGIPLLVHALRMAHAISLSLAVYGFDRGVKRTTWRRAGVTVEATLPLTEVK